The sequence below is a genomic window from Bacillota bacterium.
CCCTGTTAACTTGCTTTTTTCCGGATGGCCGGGCCAATGATGTTGTCAAGATTTGAGCCACCCCTTCATAGATTATATTACCATATCGGTTTTTTTTGCAGGCTGTTATTCCAAAAAAATCCTGTAGCAGATCTGCTCTCGAGGAATTTTGACCAGGCTCGACACGAATCCAAAGGCATGAGTGGTAAAATATTTGAAGTTCTCTGTCGTATGTCGTGTTACCAGATATATGGAATGAGTCGATATCTTACCTTTTCAGCATACTTCGCGTACCCCTCCAGATTTTCTTTGAGCATTCTATCTTCAAGGAATGTACGTATTACAATGATTATGGCTATGATTGCCGCAGTTACACAGACATGGGGTGTTGCAAAAACAAAGGATATGCCGGCACAGGAGAGCAACACGGCGGAATAGGTGGGGTGTCTCACAATTCCATATACGCCCCGGGTTATCACTGCCTGCTTGCGTTCTGTCTGTATCCTTGCCGTTGATTCCAGATATGTATTGGCGGCCATTGCAGCAGTGATGATGACTGCCGAGATGATTGAAAGGAACATGCCAGTCCAGAACAGAATGTTGTCCGCAGTGCCCCTTCCCGACTCCAATCCGGCTACCACGAAGATGACAAAGAAATTGAGAAGCCAGAATAAAAGCAGGAGAGCCTTGTCCCACTTCGGGGAATCTGTGGCCACTTTCCCCCGCTGAGCAAGGGTTTCCGGGTCTATCCTGTAGATGATGAACGTGGAAATGGCGGTCAAAACCAATCCTGAACCGAAATACACCCAGTTCTGCCAGGTCATGGACCACCGTGCGGCAAGCAGGAAACAGAGCCAGCCCAACAATCGTTGCATGAAAACCCTGACAGTATAATTGATTGCCTTCTTGTTGATGTTATCACCCTTTCCATCGTGCTCGTTCACGGCCATGGTGGTACGGCAGTTTGTGAAAGCTGCTCGAGCATGTTGATGGGCATGACCTGTTCCTGCTCGGGTTCAGGCAATATACGGACCGATCGGTAACAGGCTTTAAATTCTTTCCAGTTCACGCATCGTTTCCGCCGGGGGTTTGTTGGGAATGATGGCGATGGTTTCTCCATTGTATGTGAAGATACTCCGATCGCTGTCGTTCACCTCGCCGATTGCTTCCACACGGGCTCCCTTTGACCTTGCCGCGGCGATCAGTTCGTCTGCATGTTCGGGAGGTACCTGCAGCAGCATCCTGGCCTGGGTTTCGCAGATAAGGATTTCCTCGGGGGAGAGGTTTTCTTCCCGCAGTGGAACCTTCGAGAGATCGACGGTGGCCCCCAGCCCGCCAAAGCGAACCGATTCGCAGACGGCAGCTCCAAGCCCGGCTGCCCCCAGGTCCGAACATGATTCGATCCCCTCTATCCTGTATGCTTCCAGGGTTGAGTCCATCGTTTTTCTTTCTTCCTCGAAAAGGGCCAGAGCGGGGCGCATCTCCGGAACCAGGCCAGCCCGGTACAGGGTGTCATTGCCGTCACTTCCGGTCTCGCCGATGATAATCATTATATTTCCGGCACGTTTGGCCGGTTTGGTGAGCGGTTTTTCGGTGATCAACTTTCCAAAAGCACTGATGACCATGGCCGGAACTATATCACTGAAGGATGTGGAGAAGCCGCCGCCGGCCACGAACATCTCCAGTGCAGCACACATGTCGCGGATTCCTTTGAGCATGAGGTTGAGCCGTTCCTGGCTGGTCATGGTGATACATTTTCCACACGTGCATTTGCCCGTGAAGCCGCAGGGGCCGACGATAACCTCTTCATCAAGTGGCCTGGTGCCGATAAAATCAAGAATAAAAAGGGGTTTTGCCCCCATGGCAACCACATCACGGGCCGAGCCGCCCACCCCGGTGGCCGAGCTGTCATAGGGACGGGGCACGCAGGGGCTGCAGTGGCTTTCCATCTTGGCCACGACATGGGTATCTTCCCCGGGCAGTTTGAGTACGGCGGCGTCATCATTGGCATCGGGGCCGATGATCATGCTGCCCGGCAGGGTCTTGCCGACCCTGTCGTTCAGTTCCTTGAAAGCCTGGAAATCTATCGCTTTGTCGGCATTATGATGAAGATGAACAAACAAAGCGTGCATCAGTGCTTTTTCAACTCTATTCATATCTGATCTCCTTTGTTTTTATGTTTAACTATTATGGTTGTTTTGCCAACAATCATTCTATCATATAGAATTGTTCCCTTGAAGTTTTGCGAAAAAAAAGTCGTTCCGGGGCATTGTAGATTTTGCAACAATACTCCATGCCATGTCGGTTGCCGCCGGCCACTCCTGTTCCCGCCTCTGTCATTGTTATGAAAGCAAATGAATCATGTGGTATTTTCCCATGGTAGTGTTGAAAAAAGAGTCTGCCGACAGAGGCGGCAGGGGAACCGAAGCGACCGGAGAACCTCCTGAATGTTCCTGTAAACATGATATAATCAATATTATGATCACATTGGATTTGAACGGGCCATGGATATTGAAACGCAGCGATGACCCGGATAACGAGATCAAGGCATTTGTTCCGGGATGCAATTATCTCGATCTGATGAGGGAGAAGGTCATCGATGATGTCTTTTACGGCACCAATGAAATGTTGTATCGCTGGGTAGGCGAGAAAGATTGGATCTACTCGCGGCAGTTCACGGTTGATGAACGGGTGCTGGAGCGTGATTTTGTCTTTCTTTCCATCAGCGGCCTGGACACCATTGCAGATATTTTCATCAACGGGGTGCCAGTCGGGCGGGGCAAAAATGCCCACGCGGATCATCGCTTTGATATCAAGGAACATCTGTTGGTGGGTATCAATGAGATCGTTATATTTTTTCATTCCCCGGTGAAATATATCTCCGAAAAACAAAGGCAGGACCCTTTTCCTCACAATTACAACGGGCTGACAGGTTTCCCCCATCTCCGTAAACCGGCTTACCATTTTGGATGGGACTGGGGTCCGATACTTCCACCCTCGGGGATCAGCGGGGGGATACAGATCAGCGCCTTCAAGTGTGGTTATATAAATGATTTTGTGGTCAGGCAGCAACATTTCAGAGATAGGGTCAGGCTGGATATGAGCCTGGAAACTGTCCGCTCGGATGATGCCTCGAACTGCGAACTTGCGTTGTTGTGCAGGATATCCGGTCCTGACGGCCGGGAAATTATTACACGGAAGATGGGTTTT
It includes:
- a CDS encoding phosphoribosylformylglycinamidine synthase, producing MNRVEKALMHALFVHLHHNADKAIDFQAFKELNDRVGKTLPGSMIIGPDANDDAAVLKLPGEDTHVVAKMESHCSPCVPRPYDSSATGVGGSARDVVAMGAKPLFILDFIGTRPLDEEVIVGPCGFTGKCTCGKCITMTSQERLNLMLKGIRDMCAALEMFVAGGGFSTSFSDIVPAMVISAFGKLITEKPLTKPAKRAGNIMIIIGETGSDGNDTLYRAGLVPEMRPALALFEEERKTMDSTLEAYRIEGIESCSDLGAAGLGAAVCESVRFGGLGATVDLSKVPLREENLSPEEILICETQARMLLQVPPEHADELIAAARSKGARVEAIGEVNDSDRSIFTYNGETIAIIPNKPPAETMRELERI
- a CDS encoding isoprenylcysteine carboxylmethyltransferase family protein, with product MAVNEHDGKGDNINKKAINYTVRVFMQRLLGWLCFLLAARWSMTWQNWVYFGSGLVLTAISTFIIYRIDPETLAQRGKVATDSPKWDKALLLLFWLLNFFVIFVVAGLESGRGTADNILFWTGMFLSIISAVIITAAMAANTYLESTARIQTERKQAVITRGVYGIVRHPTYSAVLLSCAGISFVFATPHVCVTAAIIAIIIVIRTFLEDRMLKENLEGYAKYAEKVRYRLIPYIW